A genomic stretch from Microbacterium proteolyticum includes:
- a CDS encoding GNAT family N-acetyltransferase, whose amino-acid sequence MTPGAATVRTALFPRDAAVVSALVGAYLRQTESEKAEHGLTAADAPLPGRYAREIADPAAAFHGRRVLLAAVDEEDCGIVVVSTSPDATEVSRLWTTPTARGKGVGAALIAAAVEGTVSPVRLSVWEWREDALRLYRRLGFAPVPSWDDREGLVCLERR is encoded by the coding sequence GTGACGCCCGGCGCCGCGACCGTTCGCACCGCGCTCTTCCCGCGCGACGCCGCTGTCGTCTCCGCCCTCGTCGGCGCGTACCTCCGCCAGACGGAGAGCGAGAAAGCCGAGCACGGGCTGACCGCCGCGGACGCCCCGCTCCCCGGGCGCTATGCGCGCGAGATCGCCGACCCGGCCGCCGCCTTCCACGGGCGACGTGTGCTGCTCGCCGCGGTCGACGAGGAGGATTGCGGCATCGTCGTCGTCTCCACCTCGCCGGATGCGACGGAGGTGTCGCGCCTCTGGACGACCCCGACCGCACGCGGAAAGGGCGTGGGAGCCGCTCTCATCGCCGCGGCGGTCGAGGGTACCGTGTCGCCCGTCCGCCTGTCGGTGTGGGAGTGGCGCGAGGACGCCCTCCGGCTCTACCGGCGGCTCGGCTTCGCACCGGTCCCGTCGTGGGACGACCGCGAAGGACTCGTGTGCCTCGAGCGACGGTGA
- the yiaA gene encoding inner membrane protein YiaA produces the protein MSDVQNQQALGRPTGAFVGASWVALGLGASVYFVGLYNARMLLSEKGFFLAVFLLGLFAAISVQKGVRDRAEDVPVTGAYLGVAWGMLLAALTLMTVGLWNAELLLSEKGFYGIGFAMSLFAVVAVQKNVRDLAAFHRVHPEAASGDRPGFAAGA, from the coding sequence ATGTCGGATGTGCAGAACCAGCAGGCGCTCGGCCGGCCGACCGGAGCGTTCGTCGGAGCCTCCTGGGTGGCGCTGGGGCTCGGAGCGTCGGTGTACTTCGTGGGGTTGTACAACGCGCGGATGCTGCTGTCGGAGAAGGGCTTCTTCCTCGCGGTGTTCCTGCTCGGCCTGTTCGCCGCGATCTCGGTGCAGAAGGGTGTCCGCGACCGCGCCGAAGACGTGCCGGTGACCGGGGCCTATCTCGGCGTCGCGTGGGGCATGTTGCTGGCGGCGCTGACACTGATGACGGTCGGCCTGTGGAACGCGGAGCTGCTCCTCTCGGAGAAGGGGTTCTACGGCATCGGGTTCGCGATGAGCCTCTTCGCCGTGGTGGCGGTGCAGAAGAACGTCCGCGACCTGGCGGCGTTCCACCGCGTGCACCCGGAGGCCGCCTCCGGGGACCGGCCCGGCTTCGCGGCGGGCGCCTGA
- a CDS encoding Dps family protein, with product MSTTTKDAPTKNRRRPARGGSGPETTDEQNAEKGFQASEKLTDSLQAVLVDLIELSVQGKQAHWNVVGKNFRDTHLQLDEIIDAAREFSDEVAERMRSLHALPDGRSDTVAETTTLPEFPQGEVDTAEVIDLITERLDATVGTVRDVHDDVDDEDPTSADILHGVLERLEQLSWMVSAENRVARK from the coding sequence ATGTCCACCACCACGAAGGACGCCCCGACCAAGAACCGTCGCCGCCCGGCCCGCGGCGGCAGCGGCCCCGAGACCACCGACGAGCAGAACGCCGAGAAGGGCTTCCAGGCGTCAGAGAAGCTGACCGACAGCCTGCAGGCCGTGCTCGTCGACCTGATCGAGCTGTCGGTCCAGGGCAAGCAGGCCCACTGGAACGTCGTCGGCAAGAACTTCCGCGACACCCACCTGCAGCTCGACGAGATCATCGACGCTGCGCGTGAGTTCAGCGACGAGGTCGCCGAGCGCATGCGTTCGCTGCACGCCCTCCCCGACGGTCGCAGCGACACGGTCGCCGAGACCACGACCCTGCCCGAGTTCCCCCAGGGCGAGGTCGACACCGCCGAGGTCATCGACCTGATCACCGAGCGCCTCGACGCCACGGTCGGCACCGTTCGCGATGTGCACGACGACGTCGACGACGAAGACCCCACGAGCGCCGACATCCTGCACGGCGTGCTCGAGCGCCTCGAGCAGCTGTCGTGGATGGTCAGCGCGGAGAACCGCGTCGCCCGCAAGTAA
- a CDS encoding GNAT family N-acetyltransferase, giving the protein MPLSLTRLDATGRDREELIAFLTSNAFPFHVRSHPTRTQVAAAIDEGTWGGDAVEAFWLDDGEHGRVGLVRLDDLADATALIDLRLAERWRGHGIGTRALALASEHVFRTRPGVVRFEGQTREDNIAMQRTFDKSGWVREAYYRDGWPVEGGAPMASIAYSVLRRDWLSGVTTPVPRGPEVTLSGELRCANEGEAARVRALLPEHIALTRAEPGCLAFDVAPTADARVWRVDERFIDEAAFDAHQRRVAASAWGSETVGIERRYVIRGRARDGGRPSDGA; this is encoded by the coding sequence GTGCCCCTCTCCCTCACCCGCCTCGACGCGACCGGCCGAGACCGCGAGGAGCTGATCGCGTTCCTCACCTCGAACGCCTTCCCCTTCCACGTTCGCTCTCACCCCACCCGCACCCAGGTGGCGGCGGCCATCGACGAGGGGACCTGGGGCGGCGACGCCGTCGAGGCGTTCTGGCTCGACGACGGCGAGCACGGGCGCGTCGGACTCGTGCGCCTCGACGACCTCGCCGACGCGACCGCCCTGATCGATCTGCGTCTCGCCGAGCGGTGGCGCGGACACGGCATCGGTACCCGGGCGCTCGCCCTCGCGAGTGAGCACGTCTTCCGCACGCGCCCGGGCGTCGTGCGATTCGAGGGGCAGACCCGCGAAGACAACATCGCGATGCAGCGGACATTCGACAAGAGCGGGTGGGTACGCGAGGCGTACTACCGCGACGGCTGGCCGGTCGAAGGCGGAGCACCGATGGCATCCATCGCCTACAGCGTGTTGCGTCGCGACTGGCTCAGCGGAGTGACGACGCCCGTGCCGCGCGGGCCCGAGGTGACGCTGTCGGGCGAGTTGCGGTGCGCGAACGAGGGCGAAGCGGCCCGGGTGCGCGCCCTTCTCCCTGAGCACATCGCCCTCACCCGCGCCGAGCCCGGATGCCTCGCCTTCGACGTCGCCCCGACGGCCGACGCCCGCGTCTGGCGGGTCGACGAACGTTTCATCGACGAGGCCGCGTTCGACGCGCACCAGCGTCGCGTCGCGGCGAGCGCGTGGGGTTCCGAGACCGTCGGGATCGAGCGCCGCTACGTCATCCGGGGGCGGGCTCGCGATGGCGGACGTCCCTCCGACGGCGCGTAG
- a CDS encoding DEAD/DEAH box helicase, whose protein sequence is MTPLLEHVPAGADPDAVYLGFVEWAASRGLTLYPAQDEAIIEIVSGANVILSTPTGTGKSLVAVAAHAASLARGGRTYYTAPIKALVSEKFFALVEIFGAENVGMVTGDSSVNADAPIVCCTAEILANLALRQGADANVDQVVMDEFHYYGEVDRGWAWQVPLLLLTRAQFILMSATLGDVTDTADDLSRRTGRPTARVTGVERPVPLHFEYARTPVHETVQELLDTRQAPIYVVHFSQAAAMERAQALSSIRIIGREQRDEIAEAIGGFRFTTGFGKTLSRYVRAGIGVHHAGMLPRYRRLVETLAQRGLLRVICGTDTLGVGINVPIRTVLMTALTKYDGTRMRQLSAREFHQIAGRAGRAGYDTAGTVVVMAPDHEIENAAQILKAGDDLKKQKKIVRKKAPQGFVNWTEQSYDRLVAAEPEPLVPQMKLSAAMLINVIARGGDVFGNVRALVFDNHEPRARQYDLARRALAIFRTLVQAGVVEVVPPPREGSDFVASEGGQATDSDSSRIRLTVDLQPNFALNQPLSPFALAAIEMLDPEVELGRGPDATTPAGGVGTGHYALDVVSVIEATLDDPRPILSQQQFRARGEAVAAMKREGIEYDERMELLEEITWPKPLDELLAQAYEVFASSQPWIRDFELSPKSVVRDMFERACSFGEYVSLYQLARSEGLVLRYLSDAYRAIRQTVPVDAQTPDLLDLIAWLGELVRQVDSSLVDEWEQLINPADDPDAPVVPPAPPSILTNRRAFVVLVRNEMFRRVQLAALQKDDELIELDPDLDWPGILDSYFDEHEAIGTGGAARSSALVAIDESAAPEGLWRVEQTIDDPAGDHDWRIRAEVDLAASDEEGTAVVRVTEVLRL, encoded by the coding sequence GTGACCCCCCTTCTCGAGCACGTGCCCGCCGGTGCCGACCCGGACGCCGTGTACCTCGGTTTCGTCGAGTGGGCGGCCTCGCGCGGCCTCACGCTCTACCCCGCGCAGGACGAGGCAATCATCGAGATCGTGTCGGGCGCGAACGTCATCCTGTCGACCCCGACCGGCACGGGCAAGTCGCTCGTCGCGGTGGCCGCGCACGCGGCATCCCTCGCCCGGGGCGGCCGCACCTACTACACGGCGCCGATCAAGGCGCTCGTGAGCGAGAAGTTCTTCGCGCTCGTCGAGATCTTCGGCGCCGAGAACGTCGGGATGGTCACGGGCGACTCCTCCGTCAACGCCGACGCACCCATCGTGTGCTGCACGGCCGAGATCCTCGCCAACCTCGCCCTTCGGCAGGGAGCGGATGCCAACGTCGACCAGGTCGTGATGGACGAGTTCCACTACTACGGCGAGGTCGACCGCGGCTGGGCGTGGCAGGTGCCGCTGCTGCTGTTGACGCGGGCGCAATTCATCCTCATGTCGGCCACCCTCGGCGACGTGACCGACACCGCCGACGACCTCTCCCGCCGCACGGGCCGGCCCACCGCCCGTGTGACCGGTGTCGAGCGCCCCGTACCGCTGCACTTCGAGTACGCCCGGACGCCGGTGCACGAGACCGTGCAGGAGCTGCTCGACACGCGCCAGGCGCCGATCTACGTCGTGCACTTCTCGCAGGCCGCCGCGATGGAGCGGGCGCAGGCGCTGTCATCCATCCGCATCATCGGGCGCGAGCAGCGCGATGAGATCGCCGAGGCGATCGGCGGGTTCCGCTTCACGACCGGGTTCGGCAAGACCCTGTCGCGCTACGTAAGGGCGGGCATCGGCGTGCACCACGCCGGAATGCTCCCGCGGTACCGGCGCCTGGTCGAGACGCTCGCGCAGCGGGGACTCCTGCGGGTCATCTGCGGAACCGACACGCTCGGCGTCGGCATCAACGTGCCGATCCGCACCGTGCTGATGACGGCGCTGACCAAGTACGACGGCACCCGCATGCGCCAGCTCTCGGCGCGCGAGTTCCACCAGATCGCGGGTCGCGCCGGTCGGGCGGGCTACGACACCGCGGGAACCGTCGTCGTGATGGCGCCGGATCACGAGATCGAGAACGCCGCCCAAATCCTGAAGGCCGGCGACGACCTCAAGAAGCAGAAGAAGATCGTGCGCAAGAAGGCGCCGCAAGGCTTCGTCAACTGGACCGAGCAGAGCTACGACCGTCTCGTCGCCGCCGAGCCCGAGCCGCTCGTGCCGCAGATGAAGCTGTCGGCCGCGATGCTCATCAACGTCATCGCGCGCGGCGGCGACGTCTTTGGAAACGTCCGCGCCCTCGTCTTCGACAACCACGAGCCGCGCGCCCGCCAGTACGACCTCGCCCGCCGGGCCCTGGCGATCTTCCGCACCCTGGTTCAGGCCGGCGTGGTCGAGGTCGTCCCTCCACCGCGTGAGGGGTCAGATTTTGTCGCCTCAGAGGGGGGCCAGGCGACAGATTCTGACTCCTCACGCATCAGGCTCACTGTCGACCTGCAGCCGAACTTCGCGCTCAACCAGCCGCTGTCGCCGTTCGCGCTCGCCGCGATCGAGATGCTCGACCCCGAGGTCGAGCTGGGACGGGGGCCGGATGCCACGACGCCCGCCGGCGGCGTGGGCACCGGGCACTACGCGCTCGACGTCGTCAGCGTCATCGAGGCGACCCTCGACGACCCGCGCCCGATCCTGTCGCAGCAGCAGTTCCGCGCCCGCGGCGAGGCGGTCGCGGCGATGAAGCGCGAGGGCATCGAGTACGACGAGCGCATGGAACTGCTCGAGGAGATCACCTGGCCGAAGCCGCTCGATGAACTGCTCGCGCAAGCGTACGAGGTGTTCGCGTCGAGTCAGCCGTGGATCCGCGACTTCGAGCTGTCGCCCAAGTCGGTCGTGCGTGACATGTTCGAGCGGGCGTGCTCGTTCGGCGAGTACGTGTCGCTGTACCAGCTCGCCCGCAGCGAGGGGCTCGTGCTGCGGTACCTCAGCGACGCGTACCGCGCGATCCGCCAGACCGTGCCGGTCGACGCGCAGACGCCCGACCTGCTCGACCTCATCGCGTGGCTCGGCGAGCTCGTTCGGCAGGTCGACTCCAGCCTCGTCGACGAGTGGGAGCAGCTCATCAACCCGGCCGACGATCCGGACGCCCCCGTCGTCCCGCCAGCGCCGCCGTCGATCCTCACCAATCGGCGCGCGTTCGTCGTGCTCGTGCGCAACGAGATGTTCCGCCGCGTCCAGCTCGCCGCGCTGCAGAAGGACGACGAGCTCATCGAGCTGGACCCCGACCTCGACTGGCCCGGGATTCTCGACAGCTACTTCGACGAGCACGAAGCCATCGGCACCGGGGGAGCGGCGCGCTCCTCCGCGCTCGTCGCCATCGACGAGTCCGCGGCCCCCGAGGGGTTGTGGCGGGTCGAGCAGACGATCGACGACCCCGCGGGCGACCACGATTGGCGCATCCGCGCGGAGGTCGACCTCGCGGCCTCGGATGAGGAGGGGACGGCCGTCGTGCGGGTGACCGAGGTGTTGCGGCTCTGA
- a CDS encoding LLM class flavin-dependent oxidoreductase, producing MRSFGTLSFGHYGPLGGGRQLTAGDSMLQAIDLAQGMDDLGVNGVSFRVHHFARQQAAPMPLLAAIAARTSRIEVGTGVIDMRYENPLMLAEEAASVDLISGNRLALGVSRGSPESVVRGYEAFGYTGSQDPRGGDIAREHFDLFLRAIDGEGLAERDPLSPFGGGTGLQRIEPHSPGLRTRVWWGAGTTATAEWAGRIGVNLMSSTLLTEADGTPFDLLQAQQLDAFRAAWREAGHEGEPRTSVSRSIFPIVTAEDEMYFGGSAGSDQIGVIDGMRSTFGKTYAATPDKLVEQLQNDAAVMSADTLMLTIPSQMGVEFNLRLVENFAKHVAPALGWQPTLATV from the coding sequence ATGCGCTCCTTCGGCACCCTCTCCTTCGGCCACTACGGCCCCCTCGGCGGCGGGCGTCAGCTGACCGCCGGCGACTCCATGTTGCAGGCGATCGACCTCGCCCAGGGCATGGACGACCTCGGCGTCAACGGCGTCTCGTTCCGGGTGCACCACTTCGCCCGGCAGCAGGCCGCACCCATGCCGCTCCTCGCCGCGATCGCCGCGCGCACCTCCCGCATCGAGGTGGGCACCGGCGTCATCGACATGCGGTACGAGAACCCGCTGATGCTCGCCGAGGAGGCGGCATCCGTCGACCTCATCAGCGGCAACCGGCTCGCGCTCGGCGTCAGCCGTGGCTCACCCGAGTCCGTCGTCCGCGGCTACGAGGCGTTCGGCTACACCGGTTCACAGGACCCGCGCGGCGGCGATATCGCCCGCGAGCACTTCGACCTCTTCCTGCGGGCCATCGACGGCGAGGGCCTCGCCGAGCGCGACCCGCTGAGCCCCTTCGGCGGCGGCACGGGTCTGCAGCGCATCGAGCCGCATTCTCCCGGGCTCCGCACGCGCGTCTGGTGGGGCGCCGGCACGACAGCCACCGCTGAGTGGGCGGGCCGCATCGGCGTCAACCTCATGTCGTCGACGCTTCTCACCGAGGCGGACGGCACGCCCTTCGACCTGTTGCAGGCGCAGCAGCTCGACGCGTTCCGCGCCGCCTGGCGCGAGGCCGGTCACGAGGGCGAACCGCGCACCTCGGTCAGCCGCAGCATCTTCCCGATCGTCACCGCCGAAGACGAGATGTACTTCGGCGGGTCGGCGGGAAGCGACCAGATCGGGGTCATCGACGGTATGCGATCGACCTTCGGCAAGACGTACGCGGCGACACCCGACAAGCTCGTCGAGCAGCTGCAGAACGACGCCGCCGTGATGAGCGCCGACACGCTGATGCTGACCATCCCGAGCCAGATGGGCGTCGAATTCAACCTGCGGCTGGTCGAGAACTTCGCGAAACATGTCGCGCCTGCCCTGGGGTGGCAGCCGACGCTCGCGACCGTTTGA
- a CDS encoding NAD-dependent epimerase/dehydratase family protein, whose translation MRRVLILGGTAWLGRAIARAAVARGAEVTCLARGEGGGVSPGSRLVRADRRDPRAYDALDGDWDDVVEVSWDPGFVASALDALARRAAHWTLVSSVSVYARADVPFADETADLVEPTDLDQYADAKVHAERLTTARVGDRALLARAGLIVGPGDPTDRFGYWPARFARGGRVLTPRTADRSVQGIDVDDLADWIERAGRNGITGPVNAVGEELPLAAVLTSARDAAGTESETVALDDDTLLARGVQHWMGPRSLPLWLPPEAHGFSRRSDAAFVASGGRRRPLSETMRRTLDDERARGLDRARRAGLTLDEEAEVLGR comes from the coding sequence ATGCGACGCGTGCTCATCCTCGGGGGAACCGCCTGGCTCGGCCGGGCCATCGCGCGAGCGGCTGTGGCGAGAGGAGCGGAGGTCACCTGCCTCGCCCGCGGCGAAGGGGGCGGGGTCTCCCCCGGCTCGCGCCTGGTGCGGGCCGACCGCCGAGACCCGCGCGCGTACGACGCCCTCGACGGCGACTGGGACGACGTCGTGGAGGTGTCGTGGGACCCCGGGTTCGTGGCATCCGCTCTGGACGCCCTCGCCCGACGTGCGGCGCACTGGACGCTCGTGTCGAGCGTGTCGGTCTACGCCCGGGCCGACGTCCCGTTCGCCGACGAGACCGCCGACCTCGTCGAGCCCACCGACCTCGATCAGTACGCGGATGCCAAGGTGCACGCCGAGCGCTTGACCACGGCGCGCGTGGGTGACCGCGCCCTCCTCGCCCGTGCCGGCCTGATCGTCGGGCCCGGAGACCCCACCGACCGCTTCGGCTACTGGCCGGCCCGCTTCGCCCGCGGCGGGCGCGTGCTGACGCCGCGAACCGCCGACCGCTCCGTGCAGGGGATCGACGTCGACGACCTGGCCGACTGGATCGAGCGCGCGGGCCGCAACGGGATCACCGGGCCGGTCAACGCCGTCGGCGAGGAGCTGCCGCTCGCGGCCGTGCTGACCTCCGCTCGCGACGCGGCGGGCACCGAGTCGGAGACCGTTGCACTCGACGACGACACCCTCCTCGCCCGCGGCGTGCAGCACTGGATGGGGCCGCGGTCGCTGCCGCTGTGGCTCCCGCCCGAGGCGCACGGCTTCTCGCGGCGCAGCGACGCCGCGTTCGTGGCATCCGGAGGTCGCCGGCGCCCCCTGTCCGAGACCATGCGGCGCACGCTCGA